The Cryptomeria japonica chromosome 2, Sugi_1.0, whole genome shotgun sequence region agcatgccttggaatatcccattgctttggtggttgatccttagcattgatatgtgattgagcatatctgtctgcataagacttccataatggtctgcgaaggtgagtatcatatgtttgaccatgtgtatgtgggacctctggtttttgaagcaaagctgatggtgattcaggtatcatatgtggtcctctatttcctccactattaggtctcctttgatccatattggagtgtggttgttgcaaaggtctatgttccattatttgagacatgtcaaaatcatgaggtatcttggctccactttgtgccatcatttgttagaagtattgtctatccctcctcattatttcctcaaccaatcgattgaaatggggattcgtgatggattcttccacatttgctgaatgtactgaaaagttgtccacattgtcattgtgtgtagcattgttgtttatagtgtccatgttctcaacatttggaatgtttctataggcatccatgtcaggtaatgtagtatgatcagaattgaaaaagatatcattgtcatactcataagaactcatgtttgcggactcttgagcctctttagtttctctcctagattttgaagacgggtttcaaccatgaactaggtattgaccaagatgtgtgagactagatgaaaaatggaaagagtatggaagaccaagagttgaatggaatgtaaatgaatctaaagtgtacttgcaatgtccaaagtgtaagaccaagtatgtatgtagtagagtaggtgtgacttccaaagagaggatagtttctcttgatgaggtaagttgaccttgactctaagtaaaaccaaatgagacccaaaggtatgaaaccttgatgagggaccacttagcaaagtgttgttgtatgtagtgtgttgacaaagtatgatgaggacaagcaagtgaccttttgactcaagtttagacaagtatgaatgtaaaatgagatgtgaagtaatgatggactatgtgagacccaaagacaggttgaatgctagatgaaacctgaagaaacaacctaggaagctcaagaattccgaaactgatttcttttgtttgctggactgtgaaatttttcaattctggacacagacgcttctgtatacttcacagatgcgattccTAGACACATacatgtctctgttcgacacagacactGCTAgacacacagatgctattatgcccttcacagacgtgtttagatgacccagacgcggttaaaacagacacagacgcgtttctgtaaaatttgtgcaatttttccaatatgtgaagtctTTTTGTTATGACcgaatctgactatttgactatttgtcgtgacaaaaggacacaatgttgatgagaactcaatgtttgccagtgtctagactcaaaatgactctaagaaaagtgtgttgtttgatgtaaaattgttttgcatacacttgaagacacaaaagacacaatgttttgttgtttggtcttgattgtttaaatgtttaacataagtcaagcacaattcttatggctagccaagacaatagttgttgatcccacatagggttttacccccgaggctacgctattcaaagcggatacttagatgcttgacctcactggctccaccctcggcactcacttctcgggtcagccaagcatcagtccccatgaaaactccccatggcgaactttgtatctctactaagaaccatatgtgtgtgggccgctaccagaggtccgacctcctgccccaacaactagaaggatttgggcttctaaaacaaaaaggtgctagtaagggcatccgctcgtgtggccatacatgcggcactttcagctctgtaaatacagaaggctcccagccggtaggggttatgccctacaaatgatcaaataaatttgatcaaacgggtttatggggagacatagtgtcggtatgaactaatcagcaaacgttattcatagttttcaccatgaatacatttgattatagtggttccaatgaggtgggttttcctcactaccacttgggtcgttctcttctcactagtagtcctaatgaccacacgggaagacaggccctctaaaaattaaacaaaaagagcctattgctcaagacacaaaagacaatgattcaattttagtgcaccaatggaagtgtttgctattctatgaaaacaaaacacacaacaaaaattcaaaaccctagccaaggacctgcaacaaaagttgttagtagtttgggttgtttgacataatcaccccttcctgcaaacacacaagttaggtacattttaaaaacccaaaagactttgtgacataggggccttcaacaaaatgttttgcttccaagacaagctgcaccaatttagttagctagatctgaaagtgttagtccaaaaataaaccagatctgaaaccctaagtacaaaatccgaaaattgaatcaatgaaaacttcaaaatttcaaaacagtaaaTACATAGAtgctgttaccctcaacacagacaagtctggataacacagacgtggttctgtgatgcacaaacacgcctaaaaatcacagacgctcctttccgacacagacgcgggtagaaataacacagacgcgtttctgaaacacagacgctcctttctgaaacctgcaaaataaaaattgtcgaaaacacagacgcgattccagatcccgcaaacgcgccagaaaatcaaagacgcgatccgaaagttcacagacgcggaaaaaaaactaaaatgctgtcaaaaaatgtccgatctgcaacttcaaaaatgcaaaatctgcaacaaggaggttagatgcaaagggacaagagtcccaccaggcatgccaaaatgtatatggtgaaaatggataacaataataacaatattgaaaggcaaaataaattcaacaacaaaaccctagcctaacaatcaacaaagatccaccataacatatgaagattacctaagacaatgcaaatcaaatgaaatcacaaagattataccagcacatgtccaatagggttttgatctccattcttcctatctccattgatcttgcttgatatatttgctctcaaattttatgtgcacaagagctcaacaaagaacggaatgtggttgcaagtaggatcgtagtgtagtcaaaatgatcattagggcattaagtcattagggtttgataatgaaggaagcatctccttaaatagaagacacaatatgaaatggagggataagattgagaggtgtaaaaggaggtcggctatgattagagggtaggtagaagaaataataaaataatgagaggggtaggtagtgtatgaattaagagatgaatgacatgtgtcataggtggaaaaggttaatgaattaattaaataaataaagatttgtttaattaatagaagaagtgggatcaattaaataaataagtatttatttaatttaggaaaaggataatttaaataaataaatgtatttatttaaatgagaaataaggctagaagaggataaatgaattaattaaataaataaggatttatttaattaatagaagaattaagcttagataattaaataaataaaatatttatttaattagacatgacaattttaggtgtctacaactagtttatgagttaagctaatgataaaggaaatattcgaaaatgctatattagattaattcctattgcaaagagagactagatgtattgataaaattgagcataaatgagatactaaaagcttacATGGATCCTGGAATGGAGGAaggggagctctatttatagtgaaaatagggcaatagatggtcaggattgaaagagttaatcaagggtcaagattgaaagttgtcaatccatgtttacaattttcaccaatgaaatggtgacaattgtcaacataaggctagttgagaggagaggtaagaagcattaaatgcttgagaagacctcatggttaccctaggaggtaagggttaaggttaggttaaggttatccaatggatatagcttttacccaaggggtaaactcttgtgcaaaggttaaaggaataaccatggtcaaagcaataaatgcttgatgagacccttgggttagatggaggttaagttagtcaaaaagtctctaaccatgctactaagggttagttaactattaatggtttgaagactttggggataaatttgtaagagtccttccaaattttgggGCATTcaacttgttgaatggataaaggctttaatgccttttgaagactttactccaaatttgagaagtgacctcctcaaatttagggaaagaggataatgaataggtttgggctaattgattaggattagataggttctagaataatttaggaaggggatttaggaggcaagtgggagatgtaggaaatgCAAGtgatgaggaataataggattaattaaaataaattgctttattttcaatttggttgcaatttgggaaattgaataaattagatttattcaatttggggtggactattaattaaatgtaaatttaattaaaaatagagagaaaggggtttaattaaataaaatgatttatttaatttaaatgatgcaaaaggttctagtgaatttaattaaataaattgaataatttacttaattaaatagaggaatgtgggtgatttagttaaattagatttaactaaaatagaggaatggacataaaatattcatttaggaatatggtcatttttatacgtctacagtatgtAATAActattttttatctattgatgagaatacaatttattctcgtcctatattttgtctctctattttgtacttttcattgagcttttGATCTTGGCAAAACCTCACAATGACTACTAGTGCTCTTCCTAAATTCAATTCATATGTGTCATCTCTCTTGTCCTTTCCCATTTTAAAAACTCTTTCATACATTTCATATCTCATCTCTCTTTCACAAGGGCTATAAAAATTACTAGGTCATTCTAGAATGTTTTTAGAATATAAtaacttttatatattttttagtgATTGATCTAGGTGAACATATCTTCTTACGTCATAACAACAAATTTTAAAATCATTATTAAATATTATCAATCTCAAATATCAAAAAGAAGTAGAGTAGACAAAGAAATTAGACAAGATATAGAGCAAAGATATATGTTGAATAAGATTAAATCCATATGTAGACTACACATTTATAGATGCTAAGGACATCTAAATTTGAAGGCTTGACCTTAGAACAAAATCCTAGCATGAGATCTAAAGGAATTTACAAATTTAAAAAGGTTACTTTCCAAGGTTAGAGGAGATTCATAATTCAAAGCCCCGTTAGAGATTATTTATTCCTCATTCATAGAGTTGGTGCTCATATCCATTATAATTGTGTTCTATATGTTAGCATTTCATTTTAGAATACATTAGACCGCAAAATTATCATCTCTTATTAGTTTAGGttgatttgcattttttgagtATTTTGTTTGATTATCCTAGACTAATCTTACGGAAGGTAGTGTTCTCCATTATACTTTGGTGAATCCAACCAATCCTACATGATACAATTTCCACACATCAAACGCACACAATAAATAGGGATTTCAAATCTATGTATATATAATTACACATCTTATTTCAAGATCTCACTCACCTTTCCACTTTTGAATTCTTTTGCATTCATATTTTTATGTCCTCTTCTATTAAGATTTATTTCTATTATTGTTAAATCTATTTTGACTCACCCTACCCATCTTTAGCAACCCTATTAAGATTTCACTTTTAAATATGATATagcattattatttttaattttttaatctaaAAGGTGCATTCTTGATCTTTATTTTCTCATCTCATGAACGTCTTGAGGTCCTAATATTCCATCATGCAGGACTATTCATTGAAACCATATTATGGAGGTTTGATCTACTAAGAGTTTGATATATTATTATGCTCACGTTGAGAATAATGAGAATTGTGACCATACAACTTATGTCAACAATCAAGTTTGTTTAAAATAATGTTGCTACTTTGGCCACAATAAAAACTCCCACACAAATAATTGATATGTTTCATAATGTGTTCATTATTAAGCTATTTAACTTATAGACTTTTAAGTAATTTGTTTTAAGGTTGGTTCATCTATTATGACTAGTGCATCTACGTCTAATTTTATTTTTACCATTGACCCAACACATAACTTTTACCCTTTTTTCTACTATCCTTCCTCTTAATGACCTAGCTCTTGGTTGCACCCCTCATGAGATACATCATCCAAATGATATATTACACCTATCTACCTCTTTCCTTTGCAATTACCATACCATTGCCCACTTAAACCCTATCACTTCTACACTTTTTAAATGTAAATAGTGACATTATCAAACTAATTAATTAAAGACTTTTACTTGCTTGTCTTACCTCATATGATTAAGACACATACACACACTTTTTAATACACATTTTTCATGTACATATGACACTTTAGCACTTGAACCATGCCCATGCACATGAAATATGATGGACACAAATCCTACATTCATGAAGAAGGTTAGAGTCCACATAAGGGATCGTATATACTTCCAAGTTTTTTTGGAATCACAATTATTGTACTACCTCTTTAGCTAACTTCTGGTCCTTTTAAGTTCCTcaacataaaaaatacatcaataaaaacataaaaaatacatcaaatCTAACTTCAAATCTACGAACATGTTCTCAACAACCTTTCCAGAACATAAAAACGCGTCTACAGTTCCTTTAGTTCCACGATTTTATCATGTTAGCCTGGCTatactttatttaatttattattctgATAATAAATATGTGGAGGCGGCCTTTCCAAGAACACGACTGCGCTTACAATGGATGATTCTCTGCCCGCTTTGCTTCCATCTCTACCCCACGAAATTGCTTTGCTGTGAATTGTCAGACTGCCTCTTCGCAGCAGAGCCATTGCCTCCTGCGTCTCCCGAGCCTGGGCGAATGCATGCAAAAACAAATCTTCAATTACATCTATTCGCCGTTCTCTCAATCTCCCAACAGAATATTGCATTTTCATTGCAGTTTTTGACAGCAGATTCGACGGAGACTACGTCCATGCAACTCAACACAACACGAAATGGCTGCTGATCGATCCTCTCAGCCTTGGGGCCCAGGTTTTATCCAATCCCCTCTCTGCAATTTCTATTGAAATGAATGTCTGTAGCGCAGCCACCAATGATCAGCTCTTCCTACCACAAGTCAATCAGACAAATGAAGGGTTTTTTTCATACGATATCGGAGCAGGCCGCTGGAAATCTGTAGAGTTGCCTCCCGGAAAACGCTGCAGGAGATTTTGCTGCGCCGAAATGAAAGAATTCGTCTATCTTTGCGGCGGGTTAATAAATTTCACTGGAGGAGCTTCTAAAAGCGCTTTTCGATACGACAGCCGAAACAATCAATGGGAAAAGCTTCCAGACATGATCATGCCAAGAATCAATTGTGCAGGTGTGAGCATGAATGATAAATTCTACGCTATAGGAGGGTATTGCCATTCCCCTGAAGGTTTTCCCCAGATTCATGCTTCGGCAGATAGATTCGATCCCGCGACCGGTCGATGGACACTGCTGCCCAATTTCTGCGCAGAGGGGTTAAGGTATGCGGACGATTCGGCCATCACAGAATCTGATTTTGCTGTTGTGGAGAATAAGAGGCTTTTTGCAGTGCAAGCTCAGTCGATTGAGGTGATGGAGTTGGATGGTTTGAAGGAGGAATGGAGTCATTTGGGATACATTGGAGGCGTTTGTGAGATGCGTGATTGTGGAACTAATTATAAAATCCTGGGCGTTGGAAGTGAGCTGTGGGCGATCCAGTATAGGGTGGGGAAATCAATAAAGATTTACTCGTGCAAGCCAGGAGAATCAGAGAGCTTAATATGGAGGCAAATTGAGATTGGAGgattggagagattcgatcatgtcctaacaggcacaatattggaagTATAATAAAAAAAGTTGCAGTTTTCAATGCAATCGAGAGTTGTTACATAGATTACGTGTGAGTCATTATGTATAATAATATAAATCTGTTTTTAGCCGGTCGCAATGTTTGAGAACCAGGTAGCTATATTGTTGTTTGACAATAATTTGGTACTTATTACTGTGCTATTCGAGTAGATACCATTTGATTTATCCAATGCTGCGGTCATACGATGATATTGGTCCCACGGAAACTTTCCTATTGAGGATTTTATATGTCCAAAGATGTCAATTAGCCTAATTTCATTTCTGCTGTGTATATCTCAATTTATGGGGTTTGtttttatgtatttatatttaaaTGTACTATTTCTTTGGTATATTTCATCCTTTGTCATTTTAATAACAGTGTAATTAATAAATATAGTGTAACATTTTTTTATGAGTGTTAAATTTGTATATCATTTTATAATGTTtgtatgtgttttttat contains the following coding sequences:
- the LOC131048492 gene encoding F-box/kelch-repeat protein At5g60570 codes for the protein MNVCSAATNDQLFLPQVNQTNEGFFSYDIGAGRWKSVELPPGKRCRRFCCAEMKEFVYLCGGLINFTGGASKSAFRYDSRNNQWEKLPDMIMPRINCAGVSMNDKFYAIGGYCHSPEGFPQIHASADRFDPATGRWTLLPNFCAEGLRYADDSAITESDFAVVENKRLFAVQAQSIEVMELDGLKEEWSHLGYIGGVCEMRDCGTNYKILGVGSELWAIQYRVGKSIKIYSCKPGESESLIWRQIEIGGLERFDHVLTGTILEV